Within the Stigmatopora argus isolate UIUO_Sarg chromosome 23, RoL_Sarg_1.0, whole genome shotgun sequence genome, the region ATGGCCACAGACGTTTTATTGACGTTGACGCGGATGCACCCTCGTTGCTTGGGTGGACGCTAATTAGTCGCCCCGAACGAGGCAGAGTTGGCGGTACGGCATTTTTCCCATCTCGAAGAATAAAGCTGTCAAGCCGAAACCGGAGGGCGCGCGATTCAGACGGCGGGTGAATACGTCGTAATTACGCAGccgctgtttttttccccccagggtCCACCGTAATCATTCCAAAGGCTTATTTTTAGGTATTGGCTTGATTGTGCAGAAAGGTTTGCTAGCACAAGAGTGCGGCTTTTATTAAACAGACTGAAGATTCATCAGCAGAAACAGTGATTCAATAGTGGTCCGGTTGAAAAAGCTGAAGTATACTAGTGCCAAAGTCCAAGGGTGCAaggactggtcgccagacaaCTGCACCATGTCACACTGGGATGCAAGAGAAGCAGGAAATGAAAGCGATGGCGATCTTCAGCCACTGAGATATAATTACAGATTTGCATTCATTTCCTAGCATCGTTCCTTCCCTCCCACTATCCACGGACCCTTGTCTCAAGGGTACCTGGCCACTGGGGGGAACGGTCTTAAACAGATGCCTGCTGAGATACAACATAAATATTTAGACAGAGCACTAGGCATTCTTCCCGCATATCAACAACCTCCAGTGTGTTGTTGTCCGTGCCCAAGGGCTTTGTATTCCCTCCAGAGAATGCGGCTGTATATTTGCTAAGGAGAGACCACCCCTTGGGAGTCaggccatttttattttttttatctttttgggcTTCTTTCCACTTGACGGTACACCGTCTGGATAATGTCTCATTGTGTGTGCAGTGAGCCAAAAGACGACCCCAAGGTCAGTGTTTTGATTCGTGCATCTAGCTTTAAGCTCTTTCAACTTAAAGAGAGAAACTCATTCTTAGCTGACAGGTGGGCActacatgtaaaaaataaataaaaagtacagTAACCCCTCGTTTATTGTGGGCAACTGGTTGGGAGACCTTCCGTGATGGGTGAATAGTCGCGAtgtagggacagtgtttttatggtgtctatttaataattaaatgtttaaaaccCTATTATTTAACTTCCGAAGGTAGGCATTGCCCTCTAACGGCTGGTGAAAATCTCCAATTCTGGCATTACCCCCCCATTTCATGGTTATGATAGTCGATACGAAAAGTGGGGAGGTATTACCGAATATATACATACCAAAAGGCTGTCAATATcaactgaaataaaaatatttggtcACTGTCATGCAAAACAAACATGGAAGAAACAGGCTGTGACCATGTGATCAAAGTTAATGACTCCCCCCAGTCAAAAAAGTCCAATTCTCAAACTGTCTGAGGAAATCACCAGCGTACATCCTGCAGTGTCCCAAGAATCTTAGAGTCATAAAAACGATGCCCTCTGTCAATGCTTTTGCTATTGCGATCGCGTCGCACCATCTGTGAAAAATGACAGTGTCGCTCAGACCTCCATCAATGGCAAAGACGCCCTTTGAGCGCCACAGAAAAATCTGTCAgcgtttgaaaacaaaaaaaagggcaaGAAGAAGATGGGCCGTCTTGCATGAGTAATTTAAATCTCGCCGTAAAAATCTAAGCAAAAATCCTTCTCCGATTTGCCTTTAATTAGCACGTAAGCCTACATTGAAAGATAATAGCTTATCCAGAGAAAATGGGTTCAGCTGCCTCACCTGCAGCAATTTGCTTCCATTCCACCTCAACGGGGAGCTTTAGTGTCTTATTAAAGTTGATCAGATATCAGGGAGACAGTGCAGCTTTTAATAGCGACCCTCAGGCTACAAATAACACAAACTTTTTCCAACAGATTATAGTGGCTCGTGAGACGTCTCCTCTTTTGGTGTTGCGAGTCGGCCCGAGCGTACGCAAGGAGTTATTTACGACATGGCTGAAGGACGTTTGCTTGGAAACTTAAGCTGAGCATCAACGCTTgccaaaatgttgcaaaaaaaaccctacaGTACTTAGCTAACTGGCGTGACTACCTTTCTTTGGTTGTTTCAAAGACGAGGGAGCAAGGAACATATTAGGTCCATACGTTCATTCCCCGGACAACACGCTCGGTTTGATTGTTGTCATCTCCTGGCTCGTCCAGGCTTTGTTTCTGCTCCAGTGAACTCTGAGGAAATGGAGCCTCTCCTAGGCTGGGAATGCCATCATAAGGCAGCCGCATAATGCGTCCTCCTATTGTTGCCGCCCGTTACGATCATTTCCCAGGAAAGCTGTTAGTGCGCGTCCTTGCTAGATAGCACACCGCCTCTGGGAGTTCACCTGCCTTTCCGGCTCGATTGCATTGCAATGAGCTGGCTTGTTATCTAGAAAGCCGACGATGAAGAGGCTCTGCCCCGTTGTGCTGCTTCTGGGGTTTCAGCTAAAGTCTGTACCGGGTGGAAATTTTCGAAAGACTGCTAACCATGTTGCCTTGGCAAACAAATACTAAGGTCACAATCTGCGGTAATTATATCCCATTCAAAACTCCTCAGATTCGAGGCAATCAAAACTAAACGGAACTAGGCTTCATGCTAATAGCAACTACGAGTTTTTAAATTGACTTcattgtgtgtcaaatacaaacAAGATCCAACGGGCAGAAGATTGTTCTGTAGCATTCACGTTTAAGTCCTTACCGTTTGTACCGGGTGGAAATTTTCAAAAGAATGATAACCATGCAGCCTTGGCAAACAAGTACTAAGGTCACAATCTGTGATGTGGTAAATGTATCTTGTTTAAAACCTCTCAGATTCGAATCTATCAAAACTAACCGTAACTAGGCCTCGTGCTATTAGCAAGTACGAGATTTTAAATTGACTCCATTGTGTGTCAAATCCCAGTACAAACAAGTTCTAATGGGCAGAAGATTGTTCCGTAGCATTCACGTTTAAGTCCTACCGCTTTGCTAtttattttggtaaaaatgCCACGGTCCTCAGCCTGCGAGGTGTCGATCAAAATATTTCTAACGGCGCTGCTGGGTTCTTCCATTTGTGCCTTGAATGCCCTGCGCATCACTGCGGCTGGCTGGTACGCGCACTCCATGGAAAGCTGGCGCTCATTAAGATAGCGGCTGATAGCGACAACAGAGAAAAGGCAGGCGCGGTAGAACGGGTGACGGAGAGACGAAATAAAGTGGGTGCCTGTTGGATTTGTTCCACTTCATTGTTTCTGCGTTTGGCCTGCCATCCCCCACACGTCCTCCTGTGATTCACAGCAATGCGATAAAGAAGCAAAGCAAACGTTGCCCTTGGACAGTTTGTGCTATTTACAGCGTGGCGTCTTAACTGCGGCGGGCTCTGAAGATGAGAAGAGGCCAGGCGGAGCGCACCTTTGCTCGTCGCCTAACAGGCAGCGGACGGCGACAGAGTGTCAGACGCAAACACGGCGTGCCGCCGTCAATCACGTGTGGCCATCGGCGTTTGCGCCAATGTGCCCGGCCGCGGCGCCGGAAATAAAACCGTCGGAATGTTAATCCTTGACCGACGGCCCGTCAAGTCAAGCCGCGTTGTGACAGCATCCACTTAGGCAACTTTCCCGAACTCGCCTCTCTGCCAAGAGATTAGTGGCGGGATAATACAACACCTGTCAGGATTTGATTCCCCACTTATGTCCTGCTTACAGGAGATATGTTTGACACCTCTGACAAGAAACGCTTTGGCAATCTGGGGTTCTTGAAATTAGATATTCGCAGATCTGTAATGCAACAACCGCCGTCCTTGGAGATAACCCTGGCTCTGATAGAAAGTACACAATTCTACAAGTGCGAAACATGATTAATCACACTTGTTAGGTTTGAACACTGGTCTGAAGCCAGTCTAGAAATGAATCCATTGTgggagttcaatttttttttccactgaggCTTATTATACAAGAAAGTGGATACCGTAAAGTACTGAAAAGGTGGCGGTATGTAAATGCAAAGTGTAagggctaaaaataaaaaaataaacctcaAGAGGAGAAGAGGCTTTATACGTCGACTATGTGATTTTCCTTTTGTTTAAAGTAAAAATCCATTACAGTACGCTGACCTATAATGCCCCAAGGTAATGGTTTACAGAAGTGACACCGAACTGAAAAGTCAACTTCTGTGGTTACAGCTCCAGTAACAAGATAACGGAATGGAATGGCTATTAAAGCAGTacactaaatatatttttgcctTCTGGACCACTTAAAAAAACTGAAGGTAATTACTGGAAACTATGTCATCTCGGTGTGGCTTTTTTCCTGAAATGTTGATAGGGGTAATGATTAAGGGTCAAGTATCTAAAACTTTAGCCTTTTTGGGGGAGGGGGTTATTTTGTAAATACGGGGAATGACAAATGAGTAATATGCTGGAATAAAATATTGTTTAGTTGAAGCATCCCTCAAGCACTAATCAGGATTTTAGCTGTATACATTGGCTGAGTACTGACGATGTGGTAATCACATCTGTTGCAGGAGTCTGAAAGCTTGCTGTCTTTACGTTTAATAGATGACTTGCAGCAACCAATCTATGTCAATTCATTTTAAACCTATTCCTTTTTCCACTTTCTTACGCGGGTGATTTTTGGGAGGAGACATCTGGAATGCATCGACCTGACCAATCTTCTCCCCGTCCCAGCTGTGCAGCCACAATCATAGCGTTAGCATTCTGGTCATGCTTGTCTGAAAATGGCAAATAAATGATGCCGAGCGCTGCCAATGATGGAAATGCAAACTCTAGGGATGGCGGGGCGCATATTTCCCCGCGATTTACTTAGCCTCGGCAAATGTGAAGCGAAGTAGACGCAACATCCAAGTTGGCTACTCTTAAAACACAAATCACAAGATGTGCTCGACGTGGGCATTAAGTGGCACCTGTGGCAACGAGCGCTGACCCGGAAAAGCGGCATCAAATTAAAAAGGAGAGGCCGACGTTGTATCTGCTCACCTGTGCGAAGAACAGAAAATGGGAGTGAGGAGTAAAAGGTAGCACACGGACCTTTTTTTGTACTCCCCAAAGGGCACAAGCAATTTTCGGCTCTGCTGAGCAAACTGCAGATCGGAACAAGGAACAATACGGAAAGCTAATTTATTCACTGCCGGCGACCAACGGGCTAAAACCTGACACAAAAGAAGCCATTTAGGAATCTGCGTGATGTATGTCGGCCTGAAAAGAAGTTGGCACCGGCCTTGTGTTCATCAGTCAAAGGCTGCGATCATCGGCATCAGCGTCCCGATGAGGTGGGGGCGGACGAACGGCAGGGGACCCTGATGATTGATGGCTAGGCTAAGATAAATCACACCGGATTTCCCCAGGCAAGCTCTCGCTCAGCATGTggacgggggaaaaaaagggcttCCATTCAAGCACCTGGGGGACCTGTGGAGATGTTGCAGCCCGCCAAAGCGAGTTTGGGAAGCGTCCACCGCGGTGGCAGATGGATTTGTTTGGACTTTAGCACGAGTGTCCGAGCTCTCAGGTGCATCGCAGCTTAGGTAGAGGACAAAGAGCAAACACCCGCGGGACTGCCGTGCTAATCCACTGGGCGGGAAACAAGTGTGTCCCGTTTGTATTGTTGCGCTTCTCCAGCGTAAATCGCTAGTGTTAAACATTTTATGGGGATTATGCCAGCTTAGCGCCATGCCCCAATGGAACCATAGGGGATTTCTGGCACGGCAGATAAACCAACGTTCTCGACGGCGCAATCGAATGCGGCGTAACTACTTACGTCACTCATTGCGCTAATTAGGGCCAGAGGATTTGGGTAAAAAGCCCAAGCATATTTTGGAAAATTCAGCCAGTGAAGACAGTTTCATGTGACAGCATGAAATGTGTCAATCATGGGGATGACACACACGTTAGATGCTGTTCCAACTCAGTCTTTCACCCAGAGAAGAGCGACTCattttatatactgtattttctcacatattagccaataagccgaacccttaaaattgccttaaaatcgttgaattttacaattcctcacgtataagccgccccctgattcacaattttcacctccacattcatggtttttaatagagagtacaaatgtgttactttgaagggaaaatcttaagaaaaatcatcgcacgtggtatatctgagatattgtatgaatcgaaaggatcgtctgctggatagcacattccgaaagggtgttgcccgCACGTAGAcatattcaaaaaggaagtcaagtaagcagtacaaccagcaagtgtgtccgtagcggtctcgtttgtcatccctaggtaagatggcggcgccctgagcgagcaatggcaggtacaagtgagttttttcacgttttatggaagatacgttttttttcaaaaatcaattttgttaagcgttgtATCTTTATCTCTATCTTGTATCTGTTATGTCGCTATTTTgcaataaattaccgtatcagccgcattgtcttgccttATGGTCTATATTGTGCGTATATAacccataccctcgattcagtcatcattttttcgcaacaaatacggcgtatttgcgagaaaatacggtaacctaaATGTCATATTTGTGAACACATTTCAGAGATTTGTAGGCGCCTCGGCAGCACAATTTAATAACGCGACATAACAATAGAAAGCGCTGCCTCGACAATTGTTCCCCCCGAGGACATCAAACAGATGTTTAGAAGACATGTCGGTTCAGGAGAATATTAATACGCTAACGTGACAGCACTTACAGCCCTTTTCATTTCAAAGGAAAGTTGGAAAAATCTTTTTCATCCCAAATTATTCTCTTTTGTGCTCCTCCGCAGGTTCCACGTGAGTAGGAGGCGTCAGCGAAAGGGAGCCCGTGCCATGGATGCGCTGAATTTCACCTACTGGAACGCCTCGGAGGGCAACGACACCGACGTAGAGGAGCGCGAGAGCTCCTACAAAACGGTGGAGGTGGTCTTCATCGTGCTGGTGGCCGGCTCGCTCAGCCTGGTCACCGTCATCGGCAACATCCTGGTCATGCTCTCCATCAAGGTCAACAGGAACCTGCAGACCGTCAACAACTATTTCCTCTTCAGCTTGGCGTGCGCCGACCTCATTATCGGACTCTGCTCCATGAACTTGTACACGGTCTACATCGTCATTGGGTACTGGCCTCTGGGACCGGTGGTTTGCGACTTGTGGTTGGCACTGGACTACGTGGTCAGCAACGCTTCGGTCATGAATTTgctcatcattagcttcgacaGGTACTTCTGCGTGACCAAGCCCCTCAGCTACCCTGTCAAAAGGACGACCAAGATGGCGGGCATGATGATTGCCGCCGCCTGGGTCCTGTCCTTCATCCTGTGGGCGCCGGCGATCCTCTTTTGGCAATTCATCGTGGGCGGGCGGACAGTGCCAGAAAGGGAGTGCTACATTCAGTTCTTCTCAAACGCAGCCGTCACTTTTGGGACCGCCATCGCCGCCTTTTACTTGCCCGTCGTCATTATGATTCAGCTCTACTGGCAGATCTCCAGAGCGAGCAAGAGCCGCGTCAAGAAAGATAATCGCAAGCCGTCGGGAGGTAACGCCGAGCCGTTGTCACCTGCCAAGCGCAGGGGCAACaaaccaaacaacaacaacatcccGGCCGAGAACAGAGCGGCCTCCCAGAGCCAGAACGCGGAGGACGGCAGCCACCAGGACGGCAGCCACCAGGACGGCGCCAACCGGCACGAGAGCAGGATGCAGAACGGCAAGGCGCCTTCCTCCACCACGGCCGAAGGCGAAACCGAGGGCGACGACCCGGCCAGGGAGATCTGCGCTGCCGGCGAGGAGAAGGAGAGCTCCAACGACTCCTCCTCAGGCAGCGCGGCCGCGTCTAACGTAAAAGAAGAGGAAACGCCCTCCTCTAAGCCCGCCGCCAACTCGGCCGCCGAGCGTCCGCTCCCCCGCCAGCGTACCAAGGCAGGCGTCTCCAAGTTGACCTGCATCAAGATCAAGGCCAAATCCCCCAAAGGGGACTGCTACACTCCGTCCAACGCCACGGTGGAGATCGTGCCCGCCTCGGAGCGACAGAACCACGTGGCCCGCAAGATCGTGAAGATGACCAAGCAGCCGCCCAACAAAAAGAAGAAGGCGGCCCCGTCGCGTGAAAAGAAGGTGACCCGCACCATCATGGCCATCCTGGTGGCCTTTGTAGCCACGTGGACACCTTACA harbors:
- the chrm2a gene encoding muscarinic acetylcholine receptor M2a, which codes for MDALNFTYWNASEGNDTDVEERESSYKTVEVVFIVLVAGSLSLVTVIGNILVMLSIKVNRNLQTVNNYFLFSLACADLIIGLCSMNLYTVYIVIGYWPLGPVVCDLWLALDYVVSNASVMNLLIISFDRYFCVTKPLSYPVKRTTKMAGMMIAAAWVLSFILWAPAILFWQFIVGGRTVPERECYIQFFSNAAVTFGTAIAAFYLPVVIMIQLYWQISRASKSRVKKDNRKPSGGNAEPLSPAKRRGNKPNNNNIPAENRAASQSQNAEDGSHQDGSHQDGANRHESRMQNGKAPSSTTAEGETEGDDPAREICAAGEEKESSNDSSSGSAAASNVKEEETPSSKPAANSAAERPLPRQRTKAGVSKLTCIKIKAKSPKGDCYTPSNATVEIVPASERQNHVARKIVKMTKQPPNKKKKAAPSREKKVTRTIMAILVAFVATWTPYNVMVLINTFCSSCIPNTVWTLGYWLCYINSTINPACYALCNVTFKKTFKHLLLCQYKNSRSAR